A segment of the Sander lucioperca isolate FBNREF2018 chromosome 7, SLUC_FBN_1.2, whole genome shotgun sequence genome:
ATAacgtacttacttacttacttaataaCTTCCTTACATACTAACTTACATACTTACTGGTGGAACAACTGAGCAATGACACAGATTTCAGATTTGGCCTCATGCAGGCCCAGAGGAAATTAAAAAGGGAACAAAAATGGAAGAAGCACATGATGTCTATGAGTCTGCGTGTTTGTTGTGAGTTGTTCATTTGAAGGTGTTTGTTGGTAGGTGTGCGTGGTGTCGGCCCAAAGAGATGCTGCTTTCGTTTCAATGAGAACGAGGTGCCTAGAGACAGAGTGGCTGGCTACATCCGGACCAGCCAGCGGTGCTCCAACCCTGCCATCTTGTAAGTACACAACCTTTAGAGCAATAtatcagtgttgtagtcaaaaccacctaaaccgagaccaagttaTCACCAGATAACCAGAAGTCCAGAGTGTATCGACAtcaagacaagaccaagactttgaggggttgagaccaagaccaagaccagaccagtgcgAGTCCCACGCTGCAAGACCCCATAACATTAAAAATGCTAACCATAGGCACTCCTCAAATTaaaaacacccacagaaaacaaataaagtCCTCAGGGTTAGGTAGCCAAATGTTATTACCGATGATTTGGCtgacatccaatcacagtattGATGTTAACACAgtttagtgatatccctgcagccgtggtcttgaccggtcttaaaaataaaatcctaaGGCCTCTTCATctgagactgagacaagacTGAGTAAAAAATGTGGTCCGAGACGAGACTGAGTCCTTCGAAAAAGTGGACTCGAGACTGGTCTCAAGACCAAGACTGATGTTGAGTACCACAACACTGCCATATATCACCGACATCatgtaatgtactgtatctACACATGAATGCACTGACTGtctgctttctgtgtgtgtgtgtgttcaggttgAAGACAGTGGCCGGTCGTCAGCTGTGTGTCAGACCTTCAGCCACTTGGGTGAAGCAGCTCATCAGCTACCTGGACACCAAATCCATCCCAGGAGAGACGTCCAACCTGTAACCAGGGCAACGTGGCCAGTTTATCTCCAATTTcagctatctatctatatgcAACATATATACCTAATACAGTATATGCtaaatatgtttgtgttttgtaacATACTCATGGATAGAATTTGGTAAGAGCCATTTCTATACATACCATTTTCTACATTTCTGAtttcaatgtttaatttaagTATATGGAACAATATGTATGTGCTCGCTTAATACAACACTCAAAGTCCGACCGTCAACACTGTGAACTACTGTTGCAATGTAGTTTAAATTGACTTACAGAAACTACTGCTACTTTCATACTCTGTCAAAGAGCCATGCCTCCCAACTCCACTTGTTGTCATAAGTATAGTATAAGCTACGGGTTACCCCACTATTTATGAACCATTCTGAGCTTGTTGTCTATTTTTTCTATAAAGTAAAGCGATGATCATTTACAGTCTGTTTTGAATTCAGATATGcaatttgacaacaaataatTGATTTGAATAGAATACATTGATTTCTGTATACTTGTGCTACTAATTTGATCCTCTTGAATTAAAGCAAGATAATATGTCAAGGTTTGGCCGTGCTCCACTCTCTCTAGTTTCTACATgtatttaaccctcctgttgtccttgggtcaaatttgacactttttcaaattttctacatgagaaatttgggttttctttcaagcAAATTGCCCAAAGATAACATGGGCTGTTCCATACAACGTTTGTTTGCAGGTAAAGTTAAGGATAaggaattttgggtgttttattacattttatagcatttaaaaaaattaaattgtttcCAAACAGTaccctgactaaactttgacagtctgtgattatccactcAATCTTAACTATTTGTCAAAAATAATTCACAATTTCGGCCTTTTGTTTttactcaaaaattaggtaggccataatttcatataaatgaggttttgttgtccatgaattccaaaaataaatgtaaaactagtggtaataagatGATGTTAGTGGTGTGAATCCTTTggtgaaaaagcaacaaaaacatcaaaataaaatagcaacaacaactttaaaaaaaaaagtcaaaaacattgaaaaaagtgtctaAAAAAGGGTTGATTTTCAATGTTTACCCTGGAGGACAACAAGTTGCATATAGTCGagaggaagacaacacaagggttaactatTTTATTGGATTCATTCCCTTTTTGATATTACATAAACAAGTGTGTGGAACCGTAAATGCTGAAGGGATGGAGACATGCAAAGAAATACCAAGTGCTGCAAATTAGCTTCACATTTTCATATTGCTTTTGATCTTCCTTTTCAAGGCTAAGGAGCTTTCTCGCAGATAAATAAGCTTAGATGTGTGTgatcctgtgtctgtgtgataacAGTGAATTCCTTAGCAGCACTGAAGTAATGAGTTTTTGAAAATGTGCCAAAAACTTATTTCCTTAAAGCCAGAACTTTTGGGAGATACCACATTTCCTTCTTCCAAATGACACATTGAATTATtaagcaataaaacacacacttgcTCATTGCAGTACATGCATTCaatcattcaacctttatttatcctcgagagatcattgaggggcgaCCCTCATTTTCACTGTCATGGAGTCAAATTACAAAGACAAACagagaacaacaacacaactaaagagggtctaaaatcgccaatgCTGGACAGTacagcatggacaagtttaatTCTATATATGATTGATAGGGTCTAAGGATCTCTTCCAAAATATTTATTTcccaaaaaaaatgatatttgCAAAGGCACCTACAGTCACATTCAGACTACAATCCAGGGATTATGTACTGTAGATATGACTGAACTACATGAGTTAAGAACAAGTGTGTTTTTGGACAAGAAATTTGCTGGAACGTCAGATGGCAGTTGCTTTCTTTGCCACAAGAGCGCGCCAATGGACCACTTAGCATCATATCCAAGCCACCATCACAAGAGCATGCAAATCTTTGGGATTGTTCCTTTAACTGTGGGCTAAACAACAAGAAAAGTTCCCATCATCAGAAGCTTTACTAAAGAGACACGCAATGCTTTTAATGGTGCTTCCAGTGATGACTTCTTGATATAGGCCTACTTTATTCTTTTCATTCCAGCCATCTAATCACAGTGATTTACTGGATAGCACCAGATAGGAACGCTTCTTATGACATTCACCGCCAGGGCTTTAAATCAACTTTtttgatcaccagccaacatggctagtagatttttaaagttattatttTATAAGTTATTAACCTGAGTAATGTGCACACTCGCCTACTTATGGTGCGTTCAAATCAACTCAGTCCTGTTGTGTGGGGGGGCAGAGGGCACCATCATGTAAAGCCCTGTCCGTTACGCCCTTGCCACCAAACCACCAGTAACTGTATTCTGACTACCTAACAACAAATCATGGGTTACCTATAAAAATAACATTATTGGGCCATTATTATGTAAATGTGATAACTACATTGCTGTATGTCATGATCTCCTCAGAGCCAATGCTGGTCCTAAATGCTCCCCTAATCTATTTTTGATAAGcaaatataggcctatacagttttttcccctatgtgttgtggcttttgcatcACATATGTCTTACTTGATACTTACCCATGGTATGGCCAAATGAATGTCAAGCCGCATTTACCACTTTGTCGGTTGACTGATATGTTTAGTAACGCTATTCACAACAGTCTTTGAAGGTAGCAAGTGTCTGCCTCCAGCACTTGAAGGCATCACACACACGATCAGAGGCCGGGCCGATCACATTTGTGTTTGACCAATAGGAAGATGGATCCAGGTCTCCAGATGCAAGCTGGCCACACACAGCCAGTGGTATACCGGAACTTAGGCCTATTTTCCTTCAAAATAAGAGCCTTCATCACGCCCTAGGTTTGTCACTTGTCAGTTCTCATAATtgtacttttttatatatatagcctaccaaagatcctctatactaaaCCGTCTCTGTATATACCTATGGTACTTTGCCATGAGGTAGTTTCTTTTACTGCCTTTTCTGAAAAGCTTAACTATGATACTGGTGTTtcttgtccaaaaaaaaaaaaaacagacattattTTGAAATTATCAACCGGATGCACTGTATACATTTCACTTGTTTGCCTTGTGAGGGAAAAAAACAGTCGTTAAGCATTTTTCTTCACTGTGCTAACGCTACATCTGGTAGTAGTATCCGTCAGCGGCCATATGTAATTTAACCTCATTCATTCGTTTACAGGACGCActgcttgtttttgtttacaCCAAACTGCGGGTTTTAGGGTGGAAAGAGCGTATTTCTCTCCGCTCCGTCATCCTTGTGGACGTTAATCAGTTTATGTCCGTGCAGGCTGGGCTGTGACAGCACAGTAACAACAATGATCGAGCGACCAGAGACTGCGGTTCCCAGCATCGCTGTAAGTCCATTTGTCTTTCAAGTACCGTTGGACCAACGTGCAAGTGTTGACAGTACTGTTGTTTTCTATAACCTTACCCTATTTAACCATACCCGTGTGTTATGGTTGCTGCTGGTACCGACCTCTGATATATGGAGAAAACTAAACACCAAGCTCCTTTAATAGCTGCTTGTTTTATGATATTTTGCATAACTAAAAAGACATATACTTGAAAGAAACACCACTCGCACATTCTGACAAATCAATATAGTCTATTGATAACATCGGCATAATGTGGTTGACTAAACAAGACGTAATTTCAGTAACATTCAATGCCATCGTTTTAAAGAAATGAATCACGCCTCCCACCTCTGTAACGTTAGCGTTACTCTGGTAAAGGGAGGTTATGGGTGGCTAAAGTATAACAtcatttgcatttttgttgcaatagATCATGTTTGGTGGATACAATGTTTGCTAAATGTACCAAATGACAAAGAGATAACACTATAAGGTTGTCTTTTAAATAGCAGTTATTTGAACTGAGGCTGGCTTGAAGGCTCCCTGAACGTTAGAACAGCACGTATCGGGGGTTACGTGGTCTGGTTTCAATTAGACCTCGTTGCAGTGTGGACATATATTATATGGGCAACAGTACATTTTTGTTTAGACGTGTTTTCCCACCGACCATGACAATATTACTAGTGAAAGTATGTAATTTAGTAGCCTACAGTTGAGATGATAGCCACACTATGGTGGTCGGTTTTTATGATCCCAGATGAGATTTGCTCTGCTTCGCCAAATTCCTTTAAGAAATCTCGCAGTTTAGCTAGACCACGatcaatgtaaataaaaaagggaATTTAATTGAGTGAAATAGTGCTTGGTGGACTGTATTGTATACATAACAATAATGTCGGAATCACTCACTACTAGAGGTATTAAACTGTGTTCCcaaacatgtacatgtactgtagATAGCAACTCTTTATTAAACTGCTTAATTGTCGAAAGCAGTTTGGTGTGACTGTCCAACAACTGCGTTTAGCGAGAAGAACCCTGTTGGTTGACCACATTTGCTTTGCTTTGTTAAGGGCTTTGTACACTGGCACTTACTTTGTACAGTATCTGTTTGTGAGACAGTCGGAGTGGAATGTCAGTGACTTTCCTTGGCATTGCACTAAGGGGGTGGCCATACACATTATGCACAGAGACATTAGTGTAGGAGCAGTGGGCAATGAGCAATGTGCTCATTgctaaaaataacaaaagaaagaaattacacAGGCATTGTTTTCAAATGATTTCTGCCCCCCTACTGCAGTGCTAAGAGCTGCAATATGTATTACATGATTAATATTCAATATGTACTAAATCAAAGTTGAATATGTAAGCATTTAGAGGGCCTCAGCATCAGCTGCTGAATGCATGCCGGGAGGGGGGGGTGGACTCTGCAATACAGATGATGTCAGTGAACCAGGCAGCTACTATCACCACTGGGTGGACTGGGGGAGGGGTTAACAGTAATAGTATAGACTGACtagcctttctctctctcatccccCATTACTTCCCTCTTTTCCCGGCCTGTTTTTCTCTTAGtcactttttttatgaaaaagaaCTACATTAGTAAtcatattgatttatttttaaagtgacAAGTGCCATTGCAGCATTGCAAATAGTGGTTGTGATGCTATGATGAATACAGTTATCGTTAGCTAGAAATAAGACCTTTCAAgcgtgttgtgtgtctctcgtAGGCTCTACAAACCTATTTATGTGCTACAGACACAAGGTCCCCGTCAACATAAGGGTTTCTAATTCATGCGCACATGCATGCTGTATATTGATGCATTCACACACTTGCACACGCACGTTAACTCATATAGTGCACCATTTGATCCACAGACTCCTATCAagacgtgtacacacacacaaacacacaccgtcAGAGTTGGCACCTTGTGTAACACATTCATAATTACACACATAAAACTTGTATGTGGGTGGATCAAACATGGAAGTGGTGGAAAGTGCTTCAGGCTCATTCAGGGTAGTTACGCCTGGTGTTGAGCTGCATGCATCACATAGTATTGACAAGGCAAATAgattgtttccttttcttttcccaCATTCTGTGTCCAAAACGTCCACAGAATACTGGTAACTTTGACACTCCTCAAATAGTGCAGAATATTTGAATGCATATCCGTTGgcatttatttttgtgttgctAGGAAAGCTCTCTGAGGCTGTAATTGTGAAAGTCTAGATCAACATTTGTTCATAATGATGAGTCAATGCTGATACAGACAATATCCAAATCTCagcaggtgcaatatttgttaaaggcaaaatatgtgtcaaaataCCATTCTGAGTTAGTTTTGTGGTGCTGCGGAGATCtcccagcctacaaatcataTTCTACAGACTTAAGAAAACATATTTGTTTGCTACAAAATCACACAATGaccattttaatatatttctcaatcaaaataataatgatgcAAAATTGTTCATTTCCATAATCGCAATTATTAGATATTTTCCCCAAATTGTTAAACCCTAGTTTAACCATATGTGAATGTTGAATATCACACATCTCCCACTCCTCTGAGAAAGTTTTCACAAGATGCAAGAACCTGGCTCCATTCAGCCACAAGAGCATTACTAAGGTCCGCTACTAATGTTGTTGGCCAATAAGGTTCTAGTCTATCCCAAAGATGTTGGATGGGGATGAACTCAGGGCTCCTTGCAGGCCAGTCAAGTTCTTCTACATCCCAACCGGGTAATGCATTTCTTTATGGACCTGGCTTCGTGCACTAAtatgttgaaacaggaaagggTCTTTATGGAGTTAGAATAGGTTTTCCCCAAACTGTTGGCAcagaaagtcttttttttttgtttttattgtctgGTTTTGAAAAACACTAATGTATGATTGTGGTGTGACAAATGGCACATGGTCACTTGTATTCACACTTGGCAGTAATTATTAAGTGCAACATAAACTGGCTACTAAACGTTGTTGTGTGTTCATAGTGCGCAAAAGATGCATCAGACGGAAGCAGTAGTCTCAAGTACAGAAGCCCGGATATGACGAGTGTACACTAGCACTTATCTGCAGTGGCATGGAAATAGCCTTATTATGGCCTATTTTATGTTCTCACAACGAAAGATAGGTTCATTCTGTGCCCTCATTTGGGAGTGTAAATTGGTCCAAAGTTAAGCTGCAGGTGCCTTTAAACCCCCTCTTTCAGCCGACCTATCAGTGCAGAGTTGCAGGTTTCCATCGGCGCCATGCATGACAGAGCCTGAGAGGCGTTCACTGGCAGGCAGGCCAGCAATCAATTGTGTTTGCCCCGCGTAGCGTGCAGGGCAGTGCACAGTGATTGGGGGGGGTGTTATCCGACAGCAGACTGGGagtgagagaggtagagagtGATGGGGAAGTGAGAACAGGATGAAGAGATATCTCGgtggtgaagagagagagcagctggCGAGCCTgactttccaaatgttgctgtacaattaattgtctcagaaataataatatagtTGTCTCTTTACTCTTTAAATTTCTCTGGCTTGAGACAGCTACTACAGCCCAGGATGTTTGGAGGTGCTATGACAACAAGTGACAGCTGCCActagcatagctttagctcAACAGTCCGACCAATAGTCACTTATAAAATTACTATTTGGCACAATTCTAAACAAAGCAACAATAACCATCATCAGTCCAtggtttccgcggggtcttaaaaagtctaacattttaaaatcaaaatgttagtccttaaaaagtcttaaattcgcttaagtattgtgttctatccatccatccatccatcttcttccgcttatccggtaacgggtcgcgggggtagcagctccagcaggggaccccaaacttccctttcccgagccacattaaccagctccgactgggggatcccgaggcgttcccaggccaggttggagatataatccctccacctagtcctgggtcttccccgaggcctcctcccagctggacgtgcctggaacacctccctagggaggcgcccagggggcatccttaccagatgcccgaaccacctcaactggctcctttcgacgcgaaggagcagcggctctactccgagctcctcacggatgactgagcttctcacccttcctctaagggagacgccagccaccctcctgaggaaacccatttcggccgcttgtaccctggatctcgttctttcggtcatgacccagccttcatgaccataggtgagggtaggaacgaaaactgaccggtagattgagagctttgccttctggctcagctctcttttcgtcacaacggtgcgataaattgagtgtaataccgcacccgctgcgccgattctccgaccaatctcccgctccattgttccctcactcgcgaacaagactccaaggtacttgaactccttcacttggggtaaagactcattccctacctggagaaggcactccatcggtttcctgctgagaaccatggcctcagatttagaggtgctgatcctcatcccagccgcttcacactcggctgcgaaccgatccagtgagtgctgaaggtcacaggccgacgatgccatcaggaccacatcatctgcaaaaagcagcaatgagatccccagctcaccaaactgcaacccctctccaccccgactacgcctcaatatcctgtccataaatactacaaacaggattggtgacaaagcgcagccctggcggaggccaactctcacctgaaacgagtccgacttactgccgagaacccggacacagctctcgctttggtcgtacagagattggatggccctgagaagggaccccctcaccccgtactcccgcagcacctcccacagtgtctcccgggggacccggtcatacgccttctccagatccacaaagcacatgtagaccggttgggcatactcccaggctccctccaggatccttgcgagagtaaagatctggtccgttgttccacgaccaggacggaatccgcattgttcctcttcaacctgaggttcgactatcgaccgaaccctcctttccagcaccttggagtagactttaccggggaggctgagaagtgtgatactcctgtaattggcacacaccctctggtccccctttttgaaaaggggaaccaccaccccggtctgccactccttaggcaccgtccccgacttccacgcaatgttgaagaggcgtgtcaaccaagacaacccctccacacccagagctttaagcatttctggacggatctcatcaatccctggggctttgccactgtggagttgtttaactacctcagcaacttccaccagggaaattgacgacaatcccccatcatcctccagctctgcctctaccatagagggcgtattagtcggatttaggagttcctcaaagtgctccttccaccgccctattacctcctcagttgaggtcagcagcatcccatccttactgtacacagcttggatggttccccgcttccccctcctgaggtggcgaatggttttccagaagcaccttggtgccgaccgaaagtccttctccatgtcttctccgaacttctcccacacccgctgctttgcctctttcacggcagaggctgcagcccttcgggccctttggtaccttgcaactgcctccggagtcccctgggataacatatcccagaaagactccttcttcagtcggacggcttccctgaccaccggtgtctaccacggtgttcgtgggttgccgccccttgaggcacctaagaccctaagaccacagctccccgccgcagcttcagcaatggaaactttgaacattgtccactcgggttcaatgcccccagcctccacagggatgcacgaaaagctccgccggaggtgtgagttgaaagtctgtcggacaggggcctcctccagacgttcccagttcacccgcactacccgtttgggtttaccaggtctgtccagagtcttcccccaccctctgacccaactcaccaccagatggtgatcagttgacagctctgcccctctcttcacccgagtgtccaaaacatacggcctcagatcagatgaaacgattataaaatcgatcattgacctttggcctagggtgctctggtaccaagtacacttatgagcatccctatgttcgaacatggtgttcgttatagacaatccatgactagcacagaagtccaacaacaaacaaccactctggtttagatcagggaggccgttcctcccaatcacgcctctccatgtgtctccatcattgcccacgtgcgcgttgaagtcccccagcagaactatggagtcccctactggagccccatacaggactccattcagggtctccaagaaggccgaatactccgagctcttgtttggtgcatacgcacaaacaacagtcagagttttcccccccacaacccgcaggcgtagggaggcgaccctctcgtccaccggggtaaactccaacgtagtggcgctcagccggggacttgtgagtatccccacacccgcccggcgcctcacaccctgggcaactccggagaagaaaagagtccaacccctatccaggagtatggttccagaaccgagactgtgcgtagaggtaagccccaccagatccaactggtagcgctccacctcccggttccttcccccacagagaggtgacgttccacgtccccagagccagcatctgctgcccgggtctggtccgtcgaggcccctgaccttcactgccacccattgtgttctaggtcttaaataattttacacaggtcttaattttcctacgtccatgaaACGCTACCTCTGATGCTTCCGcagtgctttgttttttttttagtagtaTTTAtagttgtagttctttcttttgctagtccaaatataattcacTGTATATTTACCAACTATTATTACTCCGTTTCGCTTTTATTCAaatttatttactttgcaaataattttgtgactctgcatttcgTAGTACTTTTATGTcttcataaaggtcttaaatgtcattcataatggtcttaaaaagtcttaaatttgacttggtgaaacctgtagaaaccctgtcagtcataccccttaggaccttagctaatgtcagCAACTATTTGcgtttaaacaaagaaaccgtgATTACGATCCATAGATCCACAGCCTTTACCACTTTGCTACATGAGGAACAGGATGGACATGTTCAACGCGTAGCGAGAttggatttgtttgtttgtgttgccttGTCTTTCTCCACAGAGGGATATActtctgcatttctgctttGAGGAACTGATTGGCTTTATTTATTGGCTTATATGACTGTTCTGTTTTAGTTTACTTGTTTGATGGACTTTGGCAGGGTAGACCCCACTTCCTCTTTCCATCCTCCTCGGAGAAAGCCTgttatttctctctgtgtgcctgCACCCTCTCACCTCTCTTTTCCCCTTAAAACAGCCCTTTTTTCCAGATTTGTGTTCATCCCAGCTGCACTTCACTTCAAAGGGGCTCTGCCACTGCAGGACACAGGAATACTAATTGCAGgttcacaaaaaaacaagattctTCTCACTTTGTGTGCACACCATGACTGTGTGCAGCTCCAAATCTACTGCAtatttgtttacacacaagtaTAATACCATAGCAGTGATGTTGATAGGTTTTCAATGGACAGAGTCCCCGGGAGCCACAGGTGGTCATTTGAGTGGGTCCCAGTACTTTTTTCACCATCCTCCCGGAACCGTCCCCAAATGCAATCTAAGCACTCCTATAATGAATGTGGACTAGAACTGGgccatatggagaaaatcaaatatcaccatattttttgcccaaatacatcgatgtctatattgtagggttgactattggtgctttaacaaaatatttacacaatgagagttttgataaataattcccaataatgtggatacaatgattaagtgggtaaaggcgaataatagaacagttactgTAGTAAGTCTGGttagttcagaaaagtacatcactttactgtaatgcagcctttaaaaccggGAAAAGACAATACTTGTCATATTAGGATAtccaaaaaaaaagaggattCTGGATTTTATCAAGACCCCCCCACTGCAGGGATAAACTAAATTGCCTCTGCATTGTGTAATtgtatgtgttaacatcattactgtgattggatgtaaaacgtCCTGCATCAAATGCAgccaataacttgactcatttctaatttgaaatttgtCACTGTTAACCTCCTCTACCTCCTCTACCTTTCAGGTTTGAATGCATCAGAGACGCAGCACGTGTCCCTAGTAACATCGCTGCCATAGCAACAGAGATTCTGTGTGCGTTGCATGCATGCATCTGTGTGTTGCTCATCTTTTGCCAAAAGCTTATTCTGTTGCGGGCCTATATTCTATGTTAAATAATACAAATGTCAGAGTTTAAGAGAGTGTGTatgtaggcctgtaacaataatcctgggattcattaaaaactttaatttatttacaaaagtaataaataaatgatttattttatttgaccgAAAGCGACAATTAAATTGTTAATTGCAATGacttctgagacaattaattgcacAACAAAATTTTGAATGACGCTTATGTGTATGTTTTAATTATTCATACTGTGTGTGATTCCTGCA
Coding sequences within it:
- the LOC116040133 gene encoding monocyte chemotactic protein 1B is translated as MAALRLALSVVVLMLAAITLSEGVRGVGPKRCCFRFNENEVPRDRVAGYIRTSQRCSNPAILLKTVAGRQLCVRPSATWVKQLISYLDTKSIPGETSNL